A single genomic interval of Pelodiscus sinensis isolate JC-2024 chromosome 28, ASM4963464v1, whole genome shotgun sequence harbors:
- the PCNA gene encoding proliferating cell nuclear antigen → MFEARLVQGSVLKRVLEALKDLITEACWDLGSGGISLQSMDSSHVSLVQLTLRSEGFDTYRCDRNIAMGVNLASMSKILKCAGNEDIITLRAEDNADTLALVFEAPNQEKVSDYEMKLMDLDVEQLGIPEQEYSCVVKMPSGEFARICRDLSHIGDAVVISCAKDGVKFSANGELGNGNIKLSQTSNVDKEEEAVTIEMNEPVQLTFALRYLNFFTKATPLSPTVTLSMSADVPLVVEYKIADMGHLKYYLAPKIEDQQDGS, encoded by the exons ATGTTCGAGGCGCGGCTGGTGCAGGGCTCGGTGCTGAAGCGGGTGCTGGAGGCGCTCAAGGACCTGATCACCGAGGCCTGCTGGGACCTGGGCTCGGGCGGCATCAGCCTGCAGAGCATGGACTCGTCGCACGTCTCGCTGGTGCAGCTCACGCTGCGCTCCGAGGGCTTCGACACCTACCGCTGCGACCGCAACATCGCCATGGGCGTCAACCTGGCCAG taTGTCCAAAATACTGAAGTGTGCTGGCAATGAAGACATAATCACGCTCAGAGCAGAGGACAATGCTGATACGCTGGCTCTGGTATTTGAGGCACCAA ATCAAGAGAAGGTTTCTGATTATGAGATGAAGTTGATGGATTTGGATGTGGAACAGCTTGGAATTCCT GAACAAGAATACAGCTGTGTAGTAAAAATGCCTTCTGGTGAATTTGCACGAATCTGCAGAGATCTCAGCCATATTGGAGATGCTGTTgtcatttcttgtgcaaaagatggTGTAAAGTTTTCTGCTAATGGAGAGCTAGGAAATGGAAACATCAAGCTATCACAGACCAGTAATGTGgataaggaggaggaagct GTTACAATAGAGATGAATGAGCCAGTGCAGCTCACTTTTGCTTTGAGGtatttgaatttttttaccaaAGCCACACCACTGTCACCTACAGTTACACTTAGTATGTCTGCAGATGTTCCACTGG TTGTGGAGTACAAGATTGCTGATATGGGACACTTAAAATACTATCTTGCCCCCAAGATTGAGGATCAACAGGATGGTTCTTAA